In one window of Poriferisphaera corsica DNA:
- a CDS encoding DUF2867 domain-containing protein: protein MTHPINPILEPYLQGANHVDRKHTTCNLTLRQFILGFISYSPWWLKIFYKIRLILTTLLRLKTGHPTITTITSPQDVPFTPNQLALFFTVREAQEDQYWIVEAPEDNHLAAWLAVTTDNKSHFTVTTVVKYKHWTGPIYFNLIRPFHHLVVRAMMNAACKQKY, encoded by the coding sequence TTGACGCATCCAATCAATCCCATCCTCGAACCTTACCTCCAAGGCGCAAATCACGTCGACCGCAAGCATACCACCTGCAATCTCACCCTTCGCCAATTCATCCTCGGCTTCATATCCTACTCTCCGTGGTGGCTCAAAATATTCTATAAAATACGTCTCATTCTCACTACCCTCCTCCGCCTCAAGACCGGCCATCCAACGATCACCACCATCACATCTCCGCAAGATGTCCCCTTCACCCCCAACCAACTCGCCCTCTTTTTCACCGTCCGAGAAGCCCAGGAAGATCAGTACTGGATTGTCGAAGCTCCCGAAGATAACCACCTCGCTGCTTGGCTCGCTGTCACAACCGATAATAAAAGCCACTTCACCGTCACCACCGTCGTCAAATACAAGCACTGGACCGGCCCCATCTACTTCAACCTCATCCGACCATTCCACCATCTCGTCGTCCGCGCAATGATGAACGCCGCCTGTAAACAAAAATACTAA
- a CDS encoding KdsC family phosphatase, translated as MREIKLIVCDVDGVLTSGEIIYDNQGNELKKFNVKDGFGIKAAQLTGVKVGVITARESEVVHKRVAELGMGDYYHYGVHDKAVAVQKLAEAAGCELEEVAYVGDDVIDMSAMKLVGYPIAVADAVQEVKDLSKHVMINKGGEGAVREAIEMILKTQGTWHRVIETYGGARKSV; from the coding sequence ATGCGCGAGATTAAATTGATTGTATGTGACGTGGATGGCGTGCTTACGTCTGGTGAGATTATCTATGATAATCAGGGTAATGAACTGAAGAAGTTTAATGTGAAGGATGGGTTTGGGATTAAAGCTGCTCAGCTGACTGGTGTTAAGGTGGGTGTGATTACAGCTCGTGAGTCTGAGGTGGTACACAAACGGGTTGCGGAATTAGGGATGGGTGATTACTACCACTATGGCGTTCACGATAAGGCGGTGGCTGTCCAGAAATTAGCAGAAGCTGCGGGCTGTGAATTGGAAGAGGTCGCGTATGTGGGTGATGACGTGATTGATATGTCTGCGATGAAGTTGGTGGGGTATCCGATTGCGGTGGCTGATGCGGTGCAAGAAGTGAAGGACTTGTCGAAGCATGTGATGATCAATAAAGGCGGTGAAGGGGCGGTGCGTGAAGCGATTGAAATGATTCTCAAGACGCAGGGGACGTGGCATCGGGTGATTGAGACGTATGGTGGGGCAAGGAAATCGGTGTGA